The Maylandia zebra isolate NMK-2024a linkage group LG14, Mzebra_GT3a, whole genome shotgun sequence genome includes the window CAGCAGTTAACTTGATGGATTAGAATACTTGAGCACGTCTTAAACAGCCAGCTGTTTCTTCTCAGAACTGCTAACAAGGCCAGTGAGATTAAGAAAGTCAGGCAAACCCACAACACCAGGAAAGAGAGGACGGAAGCTGAAAGTGTTTACTGCCTAGACCAAAACTCTAGCTTTTGATGTGtttattttcaaattaaaaaaaaaaaaaaaatatatatatatctttggATTTCCACACTGAACTTTTTTtgagccaaaaaaaaaatcttcatctCCTTTCTCTTCAGCTTGTCCACAGGGGAGCTACGGACAGGCCTGCAACAGCCTGTGTCGCTGTCAGAATGGAGGCTCCTGTGACCCTGTGACTGGCAAGTGTTTGTGCCCCCCTGGGGTGCAAGGCTTGCTCTGCGAGGATGGTTTGTATACACGCATTCCTACAGACGCATGCAACCACCTGGGTCTAGTTTGCTTGCGACCCCCTCCACATGAATTTAACTATGTGATTAGACATCTGTCAGAATGCTTTTATCCTCTAAAACTGACGAGTCATTAAAAAGATTTATGCtagaaagataaggaaaaaaaacataaattaaagcTTGTTTCATACCAGGGTGATTATCTTATAAATAACTAGATTCATCTTGATATCCCAGGGTTTGGAAATCACTGCCCTGTACTCTGCTTCAGTGTGTGCTGAATGAGTCATTACCATTATTAAAGATGTCTTCTCACAAATGAGGCATGTGGGCTCTGTTGTATTTTTGAATCTAAGCAGGGACTAATTTATTTGGCATTATTCTTGCTCACAGGTTGCCCAAAGGGTTTTTTTGGGAGGCACTGCAGAAGAAAGTGCAACTGTCCCAACAGTGTGCACTGCCATCGTCTCTATGGAGGCTGCCTGTGCCCTCCAGGATTATATGGGCGTTTTTGCCACCTGGGTGAGTGAGAATTGTTAGAGTTCAAAATATTGGTGATAGCAATGTCaatgtttttaatgtcacatATTAAAGAAAAGCTTAACAGTCAGGGAATATGAAACTTTTACTGCATTAGCTGAAGAGAGACTGTCCATGCAACTGATAATATTTGCTGTTGTGTTTCCTTATAAGATGACAACAATAACGtagttgtcaaaaaaaagtgtgaataATACTTCAAAATCAAATCATTCATAACCAATAACAGTAAGCTTTAGGTTGTGTCAGCTGTTAATACGTTttcaggtttgcacacacacacacacacacacacacacacacacacacacacacacacacacacacacacacacacacacacacacacacacacttcagttTTCATAGTACTCAAACTGCCAACATTGTAAAAAATCTGCATTAATTTTACTTGTAATGAATACACGTTCTCAGCTTTCCGTTTCCTTTGGATGACAAGTTCACACCGACACGTCGCTTGCTTCACTTGGCCGTTTTGATGGTGGCACCAGGTGTGGAGGCAGCTCTCTGGGGAGCCAGTGGCCCTCCACTTTCTCCTCGATGAGGTGGACTGCCAAAGCAAACTCCTCATCGTCCAGCATGCCATCCCCGTCTACATCGGACAGCCTCCAGATGTGAGCGAGCACAGAGTTGGGCAGAAGAGTCTTTGTCATCCACTCTTTGACTTTGGTTCCGCTAAGTTTGCCCTCAGTTGGATTGAGGTTGTAGAAAATCTCATCGTATTTGGGTTTGTATTTCTCCACTACCCACTCATCGAAATCTAGCTCGCTCCCCTCGTCTATGGGAGGTTCTTTGAACGGGTCTCTGCTGTAATGCTCGGGCTTGAATGTTCTCAAAAATTCCCCGTCCAGCACTCCGTGGAGGGATCGCTTTCTCTGTTCTTGTTGTTGGATGTAGGGGACCAGCTTGGCGATGTCAGTGCTGAGGAGTTTATCCAAGGAGGCCATAAGGCTCGGTTTTAGCTTCTTGAACTTTGAGAAGTCTTGCCCCAAAAGTTTCTCCTGAAAATGTGTGCAATCGCATGTGAGACTAACACAGAACATTAGAGTGAATGAAATCTAACAAATATGGTATTTAAACAATAATCAAAGAAGTTGTTTTGTTGACCTGCATCTTTGTGCAGTCGGGGAAATCGCCAGCTGGGACACGATGCTGCTGCTGAATCTTGCTAAAAATCACGGGAAGCTGGTAGATCAGATTATGCTTCTTGCTTTCTCTACAAAAAATGGTTGGCATCTCCTGCTTCAGATAGCTGATAATGTGTGCATGAGCCTGTGAAGAAACACAAGGGAGTCATAAAGGTCACCACAGCAGCTGGATTTGTATATGCAAAGTACCGGTTGGAATTTATCATAACGGCTGATTTCTGACCCTCACTAAGCGCGCTCTCTTCACCAGGTCATTCAGCTTGCGTACTGCAGCGTTGCGTGGCAGGTTCCTTATATCGGCCAACAAATCCTCCTCCTCCAACTCTATCAGCTGGTAGTGGTCGCACATCTGCCTCGGCTCTGACCAGAAGGATCCGATGTAAACCCGTAAAATCTCAGGGGTTCGAAACACTTTTCCCAGTGACCACATGAGGGCGCCATACACTCTCATCAGATACTGACAGTCCACCCTGTCAGCTTTGTTGAGAACCACACGCAACTTGTCCTCATAACCGCACAGGGCCTCGAATGCTCGTGTGAGCTCATCAGAAAACTCCAGCTTATGCGCGTCAAACAGCAGGATGATCCGATCGACACGCTCTGCAAACCAGCGCAGCACTGCTGCGAAGTCATAGCCTGGGGAGAAGGAACAGAAACATAGGGGTTTCATTAAGACTGTATGTAACACAGCCTCACAGCCTCAAGCCATCGAGGAACGTTTTACACATCCCAGAGGTCCTCACTGGTTTCAAGCCATTTCGGTTACACCCACTGAAAAATGTGTCCATAAAACGAAGCAAAGGCTTTTCAGTTCCTCTCAGCTTATCTCCTGCCAGCCCAAAGTCATACTGCTTTCATCAGCTTTGCTTCTGCCTTCAAGTGTTTGAATTTTGCTGGCTGAAATGTTCCTACTTCACTGGGTCTACTACATTTATCACTCTGCTCCCACAGTCCAACATTAATAGAAGCAAAGGCTTGTTAATTTCCTCTGGCACTAAAAGGGAAATTAGAAGACATTCAGCCTCACCTCGGCTCAGTTTTCTTTTAGCAGCAGTCAAGATGCCTGGCGTGTCAATTATGCTGATACTCTCAAGGATCTGATTTGGCATCTGAACACACTGAAACCTGTAAATGTGATGCATTTCAGGATTACTTGATTCATTTATAGGAATAATGGCAAAGCATAATCCTATCAGTACATTATACAAACAGGAATTCTCCTCTGTGAACGCTCATCACCTGTTCAGAAACGAATTTCCAAAAGGGTCGAGGTTGCGAAAGGGCTTTTTCGGGTCCATCGTGAGGGCATTCCCAGGGATGATTCCCTCGACTTCTCCATACATGAGGGCAGTGAAGCAGTCAGTGGTTGGCTCTGGCCCAACTCTGCTACCAAGAAAATCTTGCTCTATGAGATACCTTGAGACACACATGGTGCAAACCAGCACTGTTATCTCCCTTTGTTTAAAACATGGCAAGTTAATGCATGCagatcctttttttcccctttttctttttaatgatccAAGTCCTGAGCTTACCTGATAAAAGTAGTCTTTCCTGTTGAGTACTGACCCATCACCAGCACCATCGGTTTGTTGTCAAAGTCTGCGTCCTCATAGCTTGGTGAGTGAAAGTGATGGAAAGAATAGTATTTTTCTACTGGCAGCAGCCGCTTGTAATAAAGATTCTTCAGCTCCTCTGTCACCATGTTGACGTCCCCCATTGCTTTCGGGGTGCTCCAAAGCCTCCGGAAGGACATGGCGACAGCAGTTTTACTCTTAATTTCTCAGTGTGGAAGCTGCTCGCTCTTCTTAGACCCAACTAAATGATGGAAGAATGTGCACAAGGCATATTATCAGATTCTCACAGCTGTCTGCTTCATCCTGCAGCGGGACATTAGAGAGGGTGGAGAGGGTGTAACTGGAGCCTGCAGCTGCACCTAACATAAAGCCAATATCGAGAGGGACAGGGTGGAGTGCAGCTCAGCTTTTGTTGCTGTGCGGGGACAGTTTTGGCAAGATTCACCCACAGGGTTGTAACAATTGTCAGACTTAAAGGTCATGCACAAAACTTAAATCTGTTTATTAAATGCGTTTATATACAAGCAGAAATTAAAGTACTTGCAAAAACAGTCAGAGGAGTCAAAGTTCAATAAATCAGGAGAAACAGGAGGCAGCAGTCACATGACTTCAGCCAGCAGAAATCTATCGTTGTCATAACATGGTGActgggtgtgtttgtttggcTCATTTTTAAGTGCATTTCGATAGCAAAGAATGTTTAATTTcaatatattttccttttttccatgaAATTGTGACCAGCTAAACTTTAGACAACAGAAGGTGAAGTTGGTTTAGTGCAGCATTTCTGCAGCTATCAACAGTTATATAAGTGTCTAATGAACGGATTTTGTGTAGTATTACTCAAACACAAGAGGATAATCTAACCTTCTACTTCCATACTATCAgcctttttctgtctgtttttaaaaCCTCTCAGCTTGTCCCAGGTGGACGCACGGAGCGGGCTGTTCCAAGGAGTGCGACTGTGTTCAAGAACATTCCACCGCCTGTGACCCCAAAACGGGAAGCTGTTTCTGCAAGGCTGCGTATCACGGCCCACGATGTGAACAAGGTATAAAAAGCACGTTTATTCCTTGACAGGAATGAAGTGGTTAAGATTTGTGTTTGGTTACATTTTCAAGCCAAATGCTGAACAGAGACGAGGGCGTATTACTTTCTCAGCTGTTTTAAAGGTTCTAAACATGAACAAATATGTTTCCAGTTGCAGTAACGCATCTCTAATGTGAGCTACAAAGGGGAGTCTTGCTGTTTCCTTGCAGTACAGTTTTAGTATAATAgtgtgtagaagaagaagagtttAGGAGGTTGTCGGTGGTCTTTAACAGTCAAGCTTCTACTCGATGAAGGTATCCAAGATATTTGGTTAGAGACTGCACACCATCTTAATCTTTTATGCATCCGCGTGTCTCATTGTAGAATGCGATCCAGGCTTTTTCGGGCCCGGCTGTGAGCAGCCATGTGACTGTCCAGGTGGAGGGTCATGTGACCCCAAGACTGGAGAGTGCAGCCAGCAATGTCCTGCAGGGCTTCACGGACATAACTGTCAACTGggtaagcaaaaaaaaaaatgatttaaagcaCTTTGTAAAAGCCAATGTAAGAGCACATGTTCAGTTATTTTGACGTCTAACGTATGCAGTGcagttattttcagatgtttggCTCGCATTAATAATATCACTCGTTCCTTTTAACCTCTGCAAACGCAGTGTTCTCCACAGAGCTCGATTCCACAGTGCACTCATGTGGTCACAGCTTTTATAGTGAAAGACCGCACAGTGTAATAATGTGTGTGAATTTGTGAACTGCGTGGGCCGGCATACTGACACGTGTCAGCACGCATGCTTATAGTTTGCATAGTTGTTGCTTGTGCAACTGTGTGCCTTTTTCAAAGCAGCGCATTTTGTTATGTGTTTGCTCAGCTTTGTCACATTTTTAATTTCCTGCAAAGCATACAGATCTTTCTTTACTCCTCTATCCTCGCCTCCTTCTTCTATTCATCATTTGATAGCTTTGACTGATTACGTGGATGTAGTAGGTGAAATGCATCTATGAATTCACCTGGTCAGTGCAGGTGTTCTTGTTGTTGCAAACTACACAACTAGAAAGTAGGGTTCCTGTACAGCAGGGTGCCCTCTGGCTGTTTACTCTGCTGGTTGATGGAAAGTTCAACCCTCTGTACTGTGCTCTAGAGTGATGCTGAATATTGCTCAGGAGCCTCTGGTAAAAACATCACTTTATGTCTCTGGGGAGCGGACTAAGATAACAGAGTTACCATGTGTCAGGACTAGTGCACAGTCCAAGCCTAGGCGTGCTGGGTTTGCAACccaaataaaagttttttttcgtttttctctAGGTTGTCCATAGCTTAAGTTGCAGGCCAGGTCATGACAGGGGCGATTTAATTCAGTTATTACAGCAGGAGCTTTTGGCAGAGGCTGAATAAATAAGCATCAAGTGATTAtgatttcaacattttcacttGTCCAGCTGCCTCTCTTAATAATTTTTTTCACTGTTGTGTAACccagtcttttattttttctcctgTTACATCATGTCtgttgtgtattttgtgttGCTAGCCTGCCAAGCTGGAAGCTATGGAGAGAACTGTCTTCTGACCTGTGATTGCAGTGGAGCTCCTTGTGATCCCATAACTGGACAATGCATCTGTCCTGATGGAAAGATGGGACACTCGTGCCAGGAAGGTATTCATTATTGCAATGTCCTATAATAATAGAAAGAAGACAATCAATTATCTTTCTTGTTTGCAGGCTGGACATTTGTTACCCCTCTCAGAGAGTTACAGAAATGTGCAAAGGTTTTGAGCCATCCctcttttcctttaatttgctgggaaaaacacaaatagaattgtacaaacattttttgccttatatactgggTTTCCATGTTAtgtttggacatttttaaataaatcactgcacctaaCAAACTTGTAAGTCAATATCTTTAATGACGAACTTTAAACAACATTAACTCCCTTAGTCAATATTTCTTTTAGTTTCTTTAAGCAggcttcaggaatagttctccaggcttcttgaaggacattcaaagctgttGGCtgacttttgttctgttctctgtcaagatgatcccacactgcttcagtaatgtagaggtctgggctctgCGGAGGCCAGTCCATAACTGATAGTGATCCATTGTGATATTTTTCCATATAGGTatattttttattgatttaCCAGTGTGTTTGGAATCGTTGTATGATTGTACTTTTCAGATGATCTTCCATAGTGGATCAAAATCTCATGTTTTCATAACTCCATCACTTTTTACAAGATCCCCGACCTCCCTCGTACATATAAACAATAATTTGgaccaaaaatgtcaaatttggattcattattcctgacctgttgccactgattttcagtgtgGGTCTTGTGTAGTTTGGCATAACTCAGccttttttctccctgtttttttcttccataaGAATGATTTCTTGACTGCCGTCCTCACACTGACACCATttttgatgaggcttcagtgatcAGTAGCTTGTTCATCTGAAGAGTCAGATGGATCTTTGGGGTCCTGTGTCAGATGgttgttggatttttttcctgtttcttaaggacaACTTTCAATTACTGCTCTGAAGTATCATTTTAGGACTCCCACTTCTTCTGCTCACCATGACGATATGGGAAAGGTTTCAGATTCTTGGAGTTACCTCTGTTGGTGTAAAAAtaccttttttattcctttcaAACTGTGTTGTCTTTGGCATTTTGTGTAAACTGGTTTATCTCAGGACTGGACTGACAATGAGCTAAAAAGCAGtcaatgaccaaagaaaaactttgagagACCTACAAAAAGTCTTGAGCACTTTTGCTCAggatgactttaaaaaaatgacaaaaaagtctgaaagcaaaatattaaaaaaaatcgtGGATGGCTCAAAACTGCACTTTACTACAATTTCTACAATATTTGAATGTGTATTAAATCTGagaagttaaaaacataaatactgCGTACTGCTCTATCAAAGTGAAAGGTACTTGCTGTTTCCCAGACTGCCCTGATGGATTCTGGGGGTCAAAGTGCCAGTCTTCTTGTCCTGAGTGTCAGAACAGAAGCTCGTGCAACAAGCAGACCGGTACATGTGAGTGTGAGCCAGGATTCATGGGACAGCTCTGCCAAAACAGTGAGTTTGCATGAAATTTCtgagattaaaacaaaaaaaaaaatcatttaataaACCAAATGTGTAAGCTGTAGCTGACCTTAATGCTGATGATAATATATTTAATGAGgcatacaacttttttttttacttattcaacctcaaattttaaaaaacaaaaacaaaaaatgatgatgtcacacttggATTTTGAAATTACTGTAATCTCCTCGACTTGCTTGAACactttaattatatttaattataGAAAGTTCATGACAGAATCAGTTTTCTGATTAATCACCTGTGTTGTGTAGAGTGTCCTGCTGGGTACCATGGACCAGGCTGTCtaacaccttgctcttgccacCCTGATGCCAGTTGTGACCCACAGACCGGGAAATGCATTTGCCCTCCTGGAAAAAGAGGCCACGATTGTGCAACATGTGAGAATGTaaacaaatgagacaaaaaTAAGAGAATCTGACAGAGTAGCAGAGAAAATAACTCACCCTTCACTGTAATGTTTGCAGTATGTGATCCTGGTTTCTGGGGACAAGGGTGCACCAGTTCTTGTCAGTGCCACGAACAGTCTCTGGGCTGTGACCCAGTCAGTGGTCAGTGTGCATGTGAGGCCGGCTACACAGGAGACCGATGTGAAAAGAGTAAGTTATTGCCTTAGCTACTAAATCATTTTGTATCATTTTGTATATTTTACTAAATGCTGCCACCTTGGGGCCATTTCAGTTACAGCACCACAGTCAGTATttttttgattttatgtttaaCAAGCACAATacagtttaaatgttttatttgatcCTGATACTGTATAACTTTAGATTTTACATGTTATATAAATCTCTGTTTAAAATGATAGATGGAGACACATGTGGGGAGtcttctggggttttttttggattGGCATTTTTTTTAGTTGGACAGTCAAGAGACTGTGTAATGTGCATGCTCCAATTCACAGAGTGTATGAATGGCACTTATGGTCGGGGCTGTGCCCAGCTGTGCCAGTGTGAGAATGGAGCCCTCTGTGACCATGTGAGCGGAGCCTGTACATGCTCTCCTGGGTATACGGGCACCTTCTGTGAGAAAAGTAAGCCATGTGTTGTCTCTGATGTTATTTCTAATCTTATGTctttacataaatatatattgtgTTCCTAATATGCCTGTTTTATGTAGCCCCAACCTTGCTACAGCCATAAAAatctcaaaaatgtttttaaatcacttgTACAACTTTTTTTGGTATACTGGCTTTAGAGTGAAAGTTTGATTTAAGGAACTTTTAATTGCATTATTAGACACAAATGTGGCTATAATTGTATCTTTATATGTACTTTAAGCTATTAACAGTGATTTTGGTTCCTTCTCACTTCAAGAATAAACCCttaggatcttttttttttcttaaacctaATTCCAGAAGTAATCCACGTTTTGAGATCCGCCATGTCCTTCTGCCTCCCTCGCTTGCAGCTGCATGTGAACAAAACTTAGTCCATCCCTGAGAAGAAATGAAAGCCTTTGCAATTCCGGTACTCTGGATAACCATGCAACATTATTCACTATTGACTCCAAAATATGTCTGTGGCAGTCCCGTCATAAGCGGATGTCTCATTTTAATAGAATGTCATGTCGATCCTCTTTAGCTAAGCAAAGTAATTTAAATGTTTCCCTGCAAACTTGAACTGATCAAATCATGGATAAACAcactcctttgattttgttcttgttttcaaCTGATGCCTCCGGTGGACTGTTGTGTTTATGAGATTATGAtgcatctatccatccatctatgcACTACATTGCACGATTCGTCAGAATTTAGTGAACCTTGCACACAATGATCACCTACTGAGTTTTTGCCTAAATCATGCTCAAGGTCAAGTTTTATGGGAACTTTTTAGTTTTCACAAGAATCACTTCTTTAGTGAAACCAGATTTGTGTGTCCCATGTATGACTGTCTGCaaattctctttatttttataataGCTGACCAGTCTCAACAAAAAACATACACAAAGCAATACCATGTGATGGGTCACATGGTGAGCTCATGACATCACTGATGTTCTAGATACGCAATTGAAGCCAAAGTGGAGAATATATCACTTTCTCTTTCTTGAggatttaatgtttttctttgctttatttGACATAATATCAGCATATATTAGCTTGAGCAAGAGGAAGTTGCAGTCAGTTATTTTTAccattaataaattattttaaaaagcccCAAATCACTACCAATATAGTTTGgcccatcattttttttttatcacaaatgtaaatgttttgcaAAATGTAATTCCTGATTCTAGTTTGATGTAAGATTATGGCATTAACACTTTGCGTCTTTAAAACGGTCCACACTGAACGCTCCGCTCCATTCctgctgacatttttatttttcatcactAGAGGGTGTTGCAGGACATTCTTCAATCTTTTCTCCAACTTCAGTGAAGCGTCCGCCAAATCCCGCGACTCGTCCCGCTGTCCTTATAATATCATGAGCGAACCATTTCAGAATTCCAAGATATAATTTGTATCAGCATCCTGCCATAGCAAACCTTTCACATAACAAATATTCACCTGTATTTGTCCTGAACTACAAGACCTAACGACAGTCTGAGAGTTTTAACGATGTAATAGAGTTGTTTTGACTTGAAGTGGCCTACTGTTATTACAAAGCAAAAGATTTACTGTGACTGTACTACTAGTTCCAGAAATTCATAGCGCCTCCCTAGTACACAGGGCATTGTAAATCACAGCCatgccacaccagaggagagCTTCACATCCCTAGTCATAACAGGTTAATGGCTGCAGTCTGATTGGACGTTGCTGTGGAAATGGAGCTATCACTCTGACTAGATTTTAGTTTCTGAAGGCccattcccctcaaacaaaggTGTCCAGTTTCTCAGTGTTCTAATGAGCCTCTTCCTTCAGGAAAAGCCAGGCCTTGGCTTGACAACGTAAAGACCTCTTTACTTGATCGGTTTCAAAGAATTAAAGGGAACAAAATGACTTCTCATTAGAACTTAGATCTTGTTATTCACAAAAGTAGTTGGCTCCACAAGATTCAGATAGCTTGATAAGGCCAAAGGCCTTGTTGTGTTCAGCATTCTTGTGGTACTGAGGTTGATGCTAAGCATTCCCATCAAGTATTATTGGAGGAAAGAGGCCTGACATGCATCCAGCACACAGCTTCTTCAATTAAAGCCGATCATGCCGCGCTTCTGGTCCGCAGCTTTGATGTCTgcatcaaaaaaacaaaaacaaaacagagttcATTTTGTTGCAGTAAAAAAGAACTGTGGTCTGAGGAGCATTGAACATCCGTGTTCTTGTTGAAGAAACCGGgccgttttgttgttgcagcattGACCTCTTTCAGTGTACGCAGACCCTGAATAGAACCAGGAAGTTCTATTCTGAGTTCTCTCTATCCGCTCTATTTCTGTGGTCTGCTCTCCCTGGCTGTGTGGTCCCTGGACCTGCTTTATGGGCTGACAGCAGTGGCTCTTACACAACCGGGGATCTGGAAATAATCCTTCTGTCTTAAAGAGCTCATTTAGTCTCGAGATGGAGTCTTTCAATGATGgcacacagtatgtgtgtgagtttgtgtgtgatgGTGGACCGAATCCTGTGTTCCTACCTATAAACAAAGACTCAGAGGGAAGACTCTGCATTTACAAACACTAGCAGACACTGGGCTCATATCAAATGACAGATTGCAGCTCTGTGGTTAATATGGAAACCAGTCGCCCCCTACTGGTGTATACAAATACAAAGTTTGTCATTCAAAATTGTGCAACTGCCTAAAGACTTAAAATAAAGTGCGCGCGCTGCTGTAAACTTTGTCCGCTGAAAAGGAGAGTAATTGCTACATCTGTTGATGGGCT containing:
- the LOC101470158 gene encoding EH domain-containing protein 2 — protein: MSFRRLWSTPKAMGDVNMVTEELKNLYYKRLLPVEKYYSFHHFHSPSYEDADFDNKPMVLVMGQYSTGKTTFIRYLIEQDFLGSRVGPEPTTDCFTALMYGEVEGIIPGNALTMDPKKPFRNLDPFGNSFLNRFQCVQMPNQILESISIIDTPGILTAAKRKLSRGYDFAAVLRWFAERVDRIILLFDAHKLEFSDELTRAFEALCGYEDKLRVVLNKADRVDCQYLMRVYGALMWSLGKVFRTPEILRVYIGSFWSEPRQMCDHYQLIELEEEDLLADIRNLPRNAAVRKLNDLVKRARLVRAHAHIISYLKQEMPTIFCRESKKHNLIYQLPVIFSKIQQQHRVPAGDFPDCTKMQEKLLGQDFSKFKKLKPSLMASLDKLLSTDIAKLVPYIQQQEQRKRSLHGVLDGEFLRTFKPEHYSRDPFKEPPIDEGSELDFDEWVVEKYKPKYDEIFYNLNPTEGKLSGTKVKEWMTKTLLPNSVLAHIWRLSDVDGDGMLDDEEFALAVHLIEEKVEGHWLPRELPPHLVPPSKRPSEASDVSV